From Ovis aries strain OAR_USU_Benz2616 breed Rambouillet chromosome 21, ARS-UI_Ramb_v3.0, whole genome shotgun sequence, a single genomic window includes:
- the LOC101102680 gene encoding protein tyrosine phosphatase type IVA 1-like has protein sequence MAPLNRPAPVEVTYRNMRFLITHNPTSATLSKFIEDLKKYGVTTIVRVCEATYDTALVEKEGIQVLDWPFDDGSSPSNQIVDDWLRLLNIKFREEPGCCIAVHCVAGLGRTPVLVALALMEGGMKNEEAVQFIRQKRRGAFNSKQLLYLEKYHSKMRLRFKDSSGHRNNCCIQ, from the coding sequence ATGGCTCCACTGAACCGCCCAGCTCCTGTGGAAGTCACATACAGGAACATGAGATTTCTTATTACACACAATCCAACCAGTGCAACCTTAAGCAAATTCATAGAGGACCTTAAGAAGTACGGAGTTACGACAATAGTAAGAGTGTGTGAAGCAACTTATGACACTGCTCTGGTGGAGAAAGAAGGCATCCAGGTTTTGGATTGGCCCTTTGATGATGGTTCATCACCCTCTAACCAGATCGTGGATGACTGGTTACGtcttttaaacattaaatttCGGGAAGAACCTGGTTGTTGCATTGCTGTTCACTGTGTTGCAGGTCTTGGGAGAACTCCAGTGCTTGTCGCCCTGGCATTAATGGAAGgtggaatgaaaaatgaagagGCGGTCCAGTTTATAAGACAAAAGCGGCGTGGAGCTTTTAACAGCAAGCAACTTTTATATTTGGAGAAATATCATTCTAAAATGCGGCTGCGCTTCAAAGACTCCAGTGGCCATAGAAACAACTGTTGCATTCAATAA